The following are encoded in a window of Telmatobacter sp. DSM 110680 genomic DNA:
- the sixA gene encoding phosphohistidine phosphatase SixA: protein MNLYLMRHANAGVPRESAKLDAKRGLIAEGKEQCMVMGRILGALKVQPDVIVASPLKRALQTAQFVGNELGYEGKVEVSTALDLNATYADFQKLLDKYADRQDVLIVGHNPNLFQFLGRLITGNGGAGVRMRKASVARIDMEKHPPLLQWLIDPRMARWIYASVAKSSRSKTSRK, encoded by the coding sequence ATGAACCTCTATCTCATGCGGCATGCCAACGCCGGAGTTCCCCGCGAGAGCGCGAAACTCGACGCGAAACGCGGATTGATCGCCGAAGGCAAAGAACAGTGCATGGTTATGGGGAGAATCCTGGGCGCCCTCAAGGTTCAGCCCGATGTCATCGTTGCCAGTCCCCTGAAGCGCGCACTACAGACCGCACAATTTGTGGGCAACGAACTGGGCTATGAAGGCAAAGTCGAGGTCAGTACGGCGCTCGACCTCAACGCCACCTACGCAGACTTTCAAAAACTCCTCGACAAATATGCTGACCGGCAGGACGTCCTGATCGTCGGACACAACCCCAACCTGTTTCAGTTCCTCGGTCGCCTCATTACCGGCAATGGTGGTGCCGGAGTACGCATGCGTAAAGCCTCCGTCGCGCGCATCGACATGGAAAAGCACCCGCCGCTTTTGCAATGGCTTATCGATCCGCGCATGGCCCGTTGGATCTACGCCAGTGTCGCGAAGAGTTCGCGTTCAAAGACTTCCCGGAAATAG
- a CDS encoding ferritin-like domain-containing protein: MKMLELNSTVETIAQERLARRKFLTRAGLLGLGAAASFTLGGGSRVARADETESAGEAAQEAAQAKDTVKEIFTAALIAEDLASTFYYNGLVGPVIQDPNLAGPGGSAKNVTSSGNAGNVQYLQAALTQEIHHAGLFRSLLGMQYARYDPVQTFYFPHGTFDTLSAFTGMLNALENAFIGAYLNAIQEFAAKSANKQSGDGAYLEPADAAYTTEQLNYFAKVSASIMGIEAEHRVLGRVISNSNPANNLNYEGTDGINAVYNGPKSAVAALTPFLTPSTGPGYSFTTVLNNQASVSIPIAGWQPSY; the protein is encoded by the coding sequence ATGAAAATGCTGGAGCTTAATTCAACGGTTGAAACCATCGCGCAGGAACGGCTCGCGCGACGTAAATTCCTGACCCGGGCCGGTTTGCTTGGCCTGGGCGCAGCAGCGTCGTTTACACTCGGCGGCGGCTCACGCGTTGCCCGCGCCGACGAAACCGAATCTGCCGGAGAGGCAGCGCAGGAAGCGGCGCAGGCAAAAGACACCGTCAAGGAAATTTTCACAGCGGCGCTCATCGCCGAAGATCTTGCCTCGACCTTCTATTACAACGGATTGGTCGGACCCGTCATCCAGGATCCAAACCTTGCAGGCCCCGGAGGATCTGCCAAAAACGTCACCAGCAGCGGCAATGCAGGCAATGTGCAATACCTACAGGCAGCGCTTACCCAGGAAATCCACCACGCCGGTCTGTTTCGTTCGCTGCTCGGCATGCAGTACGCCCGCTACGATCCCGTCCAGACGTTCTACTTCCCACACGGCACTTTCGATACACTTTCTGCTTTCACCGGCATGTTGAACGCACTTGAAAACGCATTTATTGGCGCGTATTTGAATGCGATTCAGGAATTCGCCGCGAAATCCGCAAATAAACAGTCGGGAGACGGTGCATATCTCGAGCCGGCAGATGCTGCTTACACCACGGAACAACTCAATTACTTCGCCAAGGTCTCAGCATCGATCATGGGCATCGAGGCCGAGCATCGTGTGCTGGGCCGCGTCATCAGCAATTCAAACCCCGCTAACAATCTGAATTACGAAGGCACCGACGGCATTAACGCTGTGTACAACGGACCTAAGTCTGCCGTCGCTGCCTTGACGCCTTTCCTGACCCCCAGCACAGGTCCGGGCTATTCCTTCACCACAGTCCTTAACAATCAGGCAAGCGTCTCCATTCCGATCGCGGGCTGGCAGCCTTCCTATTAA
- a CDS encoding class I SAM-dependent methyltransferase has translation MRSKEYCRPAHSSPANFNHLARIYRWAEWFTFGPILSKCRVEFLPAMKSQQSALVIGDGDGRFTARLLQQNSRVVVDALDASEGMLQELKRRAAPNASRIHALNLDAREFIAPSHHYDLIATHFFLDCLTTDEVARLAAGLREGVAEGALWVVSDFAVPNTRYAKLPAQLLITALYKAFGILTGLRIRHLPDHVTALARSGFKLMQRRERLGGLLASELWQAY, from the coding sequence ATGCGGTCGAAAGAATATTGCCGCCCAGCGCACTCATCGCCGGCAAACTTCAATCATCTGGCGCGCATATACCGATGGGCGGAATGGTTCACATTCGGCCCAATCCTCTCGAAGTGCCGCGTCGAGTTCCTCCCTGCCATGAAGAGCCAACAATCCGCGCTCGTCATCGGCGATGGCGATGGTCGATTCACAGCGCGATTGCTTCAGCAGAATTCGCGCGTCGTCGTTGACGCTCTCGATGCCAGCGAGGGGATGCTGCAGGAGTTGAAGCGGCGGGCTGCTCCCAATGCGAGTCGAATTCACGCCCTCAACTTGGATGCGCGCGAATTCATCGCGCCTAGCCACCATTACGACCTGATTGCCACGCATTTCTTTCTCGATTGCCTCACTACGGATGAAGTGGCCCGGCTGGCCGCTGGCCTGCGCGAAGGCGTAGCCGAAGGCGCGCTGTGGGTTGTTTCGGACTTCGCCGTCCCCAACACACGATACGCAAAGTTGCCCGCCCAGCTTCTGATCACCGCGCTCTACAAGGCATTCGGAATTCTGACAGGCCTGCGTATCCGCCATCTCCCCGACCACGTCACGGCGCTTGCGCGGTCCGGATTCAAATTGATGCAACGACGCGAGCGGCTGGGCGGTTTGCTTGCAAGTGAGTTGTGGCAGGCTTACTAA
- a CDS encoding HNH endonuclease yields MSTMRVMRGGWVDRKAIPRGPNGRGLCRWCSLEVPRGRFTFCSAFCVHEWKLRTQPAYLREQVFKRDRGICSSCAVDTIREARKLRYSRGANGIALLAHWGLRRKSRKSLWDADHIIPVIEGGGECDLQNIRTMCLRCHRQATLQLIRQRKGLKDLRVPTK; encoded by the coding sequence ATGAGCACCATGCGGGTCATGCGAGGCGGCTGGGTCGATCGCAAAGCTATTCCCCGTGGCCCCAATGGTCGAGGGCTGTGCCGCTGGTGCTCGCTTGAAGTTCCCCGCGGACGTTTTACTTTCTGCTCGGCGTTCTGCGTTCACGAATGGAAACTGCGAACACAACCCGCATATCTGCGAGAACAAGTATTTAAACGCGATCGTGGCATTTGCTCCTCTTGCGCAGTAGACACCATTCGTGAAGCTCGCAAGCTTCGTTACTCGCGCGGAGCGAACGGGATCGCGCTTCTTGCGCACTGGGGTCTACGCCGCAAGTCGCGCAAGAGTCTTTGGGACGCGGATCACATTATCCCTGTTATCGAAGGCGGTGGCGAATGCGACCTCCAAAATATACGTACGATGTGCCTGCGATGTCATCGCCAGGCAACCTTGCAACTAATACGTCAGCGCAAGGGTTTAAAGGATCTCCGAGTTCCAACCAAGTAA
- a CDS encoding pentapeptide repeat-containing protein, producing the protein MITRRVSRRPAEWHVIREDFRHPWLLPLRRIEWLWEWAAYGLSRWSFLEVLEYLGSLSVLIGVIFYFSESGDRIKQRHYQAWQVINTAQGKGGSGGRIEALQELNADKIPLVGVDASTAFLQGIHLEHANLLRADLSAADLRGSQLRAADLSYANLHAANFRGSNLANTTLSNANLGDSDLVGSNLSGAKLDGADLTSSDLRYADLESIDWQHIAAIKGANIAGVKNPPAGFRDWALKNGAIESASAAE; encoded by the coding sequence ATGATCACCCGCAGAGTCTCACGACGTCCCGCAGAATGGCATGTCATCCGGGAGGATTTCAGGCACCCCTGGCTTCTTCCCCTGCGTCGCATCGAATGGCTCTGGGAGTGGGCCGCGTATGGACTCAGCCGCTGGAGTTTCCTCGAGGTCCTGGAATATCTCGGCAGTCTCTCAGTCCTGATCGGCGTGATCTTCTATTTCAGCGAATCGGGTGATCGCATCAAGCAGCGCCACTATCAGGCCTGGCAGGTCATCAACACAGCGCAAGGGAAAGGCGGCAGCGGCGGACGAATCGAAGCACTGCAGGAACTCAACGCCGACAAGATTCCCCTCGTCGGCGTTGACGCTTCCACGGCCTTCCTCCAGGGCATTCATCTCGAACATGCAAATCTACTGCGCGCCGACCTGAGCGCGGCCGATCTGCGTGGAAGCCAACTCCGCGCCGCCGATCTTTCCTACGCCAACCTTCATGCTGCAAATTTTCGCGGCAGCAATCTCGCAAACACCACTCTCTCCAACGCAAACCTTGGTGACAGCGATCTCGTCGGAAGTAATCTCTCCGGCGCTAAACTTGACGGTGCCGACCTCACCTCGTCTGACTTGCGGTACGCTGATCTCGAATCCATCGACTGGCAGCACATCGCCGCAATCAAGGGCGCCAATATCGCCGGAGTAAAAAATCCCCCTGCAGGCTTTCGGGATTGGGCTCTCAAAAACGGAGCCATCGAAAGCGCCAGTGCAGCCGAGTGA
- the ppk1 gene encoding polyphosphate kinase 1 translates to MARTKQKLKLFTGRDHSWMQFNRRVLEEAEDPSNPLLERVKFLAITGSNLDEYVEIRQAGLMQRIEDGYREQGYDGLRPDESLASLTAEIHTFVEAQYRCWNDLLLPELRKQGIRLMEWEELGEDARAYAQAYFQREVDPLLTPIAIDPAHPFPRVLNKALCLALLLRRKRKSSGPQVLGVVTVPRALPRFVRLPAEDGKFDYLLLQDLIAQNLGGMYRGYEVQSRVAFRVTRNSNLYFEEEEARSLLETIRVELHNRRKGDAVRLEIEAGADLEIVERLRINFELDEDQVFRDDGPVNLSRVMFFYSDIQRPDLKFPPFTPRPLHLSRKSTNIFDELRQHDILLHHPYDSYDSVVDFIQQGAEDPAVVSMKQTLYRTSQDSPVFSALIEAAATKEATLVVELMARFDEASNIRWARSMEDAGVQVFHGVVGLKTHCKLALLVRRDEDGVTRRYCHLGTGNYNPITARFYTDLSLLTCDPQITERVHMVFNYLTAHAEIDDYRPLLVAPLTMAESFLGLIRRETEHARAGRPAHIVAKMNALLEPSVIEALYDASNAGVEIDLIIRGLSILRPGVKGLSSRIRVRSVVGRFLEHSRIFHFANGGDDEIYLGSADWMPRNLFERCEVAFPVRDPAVKSRIHDEILPAYLADTIKARLQQPDGTYKRASVSTNGQPFSAQQFLMLLAEGKADLNAIPKAKPISPPAKRPRKIATEPAHAAD, encoded by the coding sequence ATGGCCAGAACGAAACAGAAACTAAAGCTTTTTACCGGACGCGACCACTCCTGGATGCAATTCAACCGGCGCGTCCTCGAAGAGGCCGAAGACCCCTCGAATCCGCTGCTGGAACGGGTCAAGTTTCTCGCCATTACGGGTTCAAACCTCGACGAGTATGTAGAAATCCGCCAGGCCGGTCTCATGCAGCGAATTGAAGACGGCTACCGCGAACAGGGTTACGATGGCCTTCGCCCCGACGAGTCGCTCGCCTCTCTCACAGCCGAAATCCATACCTTTGTCGAAGCCCAGTACCGCTGCTGGAACGACCTCCTCCTCCCCGAGCTCCGCAAGCAGGGCATCCGCCTTATGGAATGGGAGGAGCTAGGTGAAGACGCCCGCGCCTATGCCCAGGCCTACTTCCAGCGCGAAGTCGATCCGCTTCTCACCCCTATCGCCATCGATCCCGCCCATCCCTTTCCGCGCGTTCTGAACAAGGCCCTCTGCCTCGCGCTGCTCCTTCGCCGCAAGCGCAAAAGCTCCGGGCCGCAGGTCCTCGGCGTTGTCACCGTCCCGCGCGCTCTTCCTCGCTTCGTCCGGCTTCCCGCCGAAGACGGCAAATTCGATTACCTGCTTCTTCAGGACCTGATCGCGCAAAACCTCGGCGGCATGTATCGCGGCTACGAGGTCCAATCCCGTGTGGCCTTCCGCGTCACGCGAAACTCGAACCTCTACTTCGAAGAAGAAGAAGCGCGCTCCCTGCTCGAAACTATCCGCGTCGAACTCCACAACCGCCGTAAAGGTGACGCCGTGCGTCTCGAAATTGAAGCCGGAGCCGACCTCGAGATTGTCGAGCGCCTCCGCATCAACTTCGAACTCGATGAGGATCAGGTCTTCCGGGACGACGGCCCAGTTAACCTCTCACGCGTGATGTTCTTCTACAGCGACATTCAACGTCCCGATCTCAAGTTCCCACCCTTTACGCCAAGGCCGCTGCACCTCAGCCGCAAATCAACCAACATCTTCGACGAGCTGCGCCAGCACGACATCCTGCTCCACCATCCTTACGACTCCTACGATTCAGTGGTCGACTTTATTCAACAAGGTGCTGAAGATCCCGCCGTCGTCAGCATGAAGCAGACGCTCTATCGCACCAGCCAGGATTCCCCCGTCTTCTCCGCGCTCATTGAAGCAGCGGCTACCAAGGAAGCCACCCTCGTCGTCGAGCTCATGGCCCGCTTCGACGAAGCCTCCAACATCCGCTGGGCGCGCAGCATGGAAGACGCCGGCGTGCAGGTATTCCATGGCGTCGTCGGCCTCAAGACCCATTGCAAACTCGCTCTCCTCGTGCGCCGCGATGAAGATGGAGTGACCCGCCGCTACTGCCACCTTGGCACCGGCAACTACAACCCCATTACTGCGCGCTTCTACACCGACCTCAGTCTGCTCACTTGTGATCCGCAGATCACCGAGCGCGTGCACATGGTATTCAACTACCTCACCGCCCACGCCGAGATCGACGACTATCGCCCGCTCCTCGTCGCTCCCCTGACCATGGCTGAAAGTTTCCTCGGCCTTATCCGCCGCGAAACTGAACACGCCCGCGCTGGCCGTCCCGCACACATCGTCGCCAAGATGAATGCACTCCTCGAGCCTAGCGTTATTGAGGCACTGTACGACGCATCCAATGCTGGCGTCGAAATCGACCTCATCATTCGCGGACTTTCCATCCTCCGCCCCGGCGTCAAAGGACTCTCCAGCCGCATTCGGGTCCGCTCCGTTGTCGGCCGTTTCCTCGAGCACTCCCGCATCTTCCACTTCGCCAACGGCGGCGACGACGAAATCTACCTCGGCTCGGCTGACTGGATGCCGCGCAATCTATTCGAGCGCTGCGAGGTGGCCTTCCCCGTCCGTGACCCCGCAGTCAAATCTCGCATCCACGATGAAATTCTTCCTGCTTACCTTGCAGACACCATCAAAGCCCGTCTTCAACAACCCGACGGCACATATAAGCGGGCATCCGTGTCAACAAATGGTCAGCCCTTTTCCGCGCAGCAATTCCTCATGTTGCTCGCCGAAGGCAAAGCCGACCTCAACGCCATACCTAAAGCCAAACCCATCTCCCCGCCTGCAAAGCGTCCCAGGAAGATTGCCACCGAACCCGCCCACGCCGCAGACTAA
- a CDS encoding TolC family protein, whose amino-acid sequence MSSDHCKKYLNNLFAHFLLALSAGAIPALQAAAQQLPTQVPGQSSGPSSASFAGSVATDQATGQTLDLSLDEAMQRGLKNNLGAILSGTQKDSARAQRLTQLQALLPDVEFNAREAVSQVDLAAQGLRIPGFPTIIGPFGYTDLRASLSWSLVDVKSLKTYMAAKHQFKAAELTAQDARDMVVLTVGNSYMLVLADQGRVESYQAQVATSKVSLDQAKANHDAGTAPKLDVLRAQVDYQSLEQQLIVAQNALEKDKLALARVIGLPLEQKFNLTDKAPYAVFDKLDVDATIKQAHANRKDLAAMVEQTKAAEDQRKAATADRLPTVKFDGDYGDIGVNVRKSHGTGDASGTLSVPVFKEFGLRGEVEVAQSQLDTQKAQMSDLNAQVDADVRDALLDIEAAQKQVEVARSSVDLATEALSEAQQRYANGVSDNLAVSQAQQSVAQANDQYVSSLYRDNVAKLSLVRALGAGQDYSKYLGGK is encoded by the coding sequence ATGTCCTCAGATCATTGTAAGAAGTACCTAAACAATCTTTTTGCGCATTTCTTACTGGCGCTTTCGGCGGGTGCGATTCCCGCATTGCAGGCGGCTGCGCAGCAACTGCCGACGCAGGTTCCCGGGCAAAGTTCGGGCCCGAGTTCGGCGAGTTTTGCGGGCAGCGTTGCGACTGATCAGGCGACAGGACAGACATTGGATTTGTCCCTCGACGAGGCTATGCAGCGCGGTCTCAAGAATAATTTGGGTGCGATTTTAAGCGGTACGCAGAAGGATTCAGCGCGAGCGCAGAGGCTGACCCAGCTACAGGCTTTGTTGCCGGACGTAGAGTTCAACGCGCGAGAGGCCGTGTCTCAGGTCGATCTGGCTGCTCAGGGATTGCGGATTCCCGGATTTCCGACCATCATCGGGCCATTCGGCTACACCGATTTGCGGGCATCTCTGAGTTGGTCACTTGTGGATGTGAAGTCACTGAAGACTTACATGGCAGCAAAGCATCAATTCAAAGCGGCTGAGCTCACGGCTCAGGATGCGCGGGACATGGTGGTGCTGACCGTCGGCAATAGCTACATGCTAGTGCTGGCAGATCAGGGACGCGTGGAGAGTTATCAGGCGCAGGTGGCGACATCAAAGGTTTCACTCGACCAAGCGAAGGCGAATCACGACGCCGGTACGGCTCCAAAACTGGATGTGTTGCGGGCACAGGTGGATTATCAATCGCTCGAGCAGCAGTTGATTGTGGCGCAGAACGCGCTGGAGAAAGATAAGCTGGCGCTGGCACGGGTGATCGGATTGCCGCTGGAGCAGAAATTCAATCTGACAGACAAGGCGCCGTATGCGGTTTTCGACAAGTTGGATGTAGACGCGACGATTAAGCAGGCACATGCGAATCGCAAGGATCTGGCTGCGATGGTGGAACAGACCAAGGCAGCCGAGGATCAACGCAAGGCGGCGACGGCGGATCGGTTGCCGACCGTGAAATTCGACGGAGATTACGGCGATATCGGCGTAAATGTGAGGAAGTCGCACGGAACGGGCGATGCTTCCGGAACGCTGAGCGTTCCCGTATTCAAGGAATTTGGTTTGCGTGGCGAGGTCGAGGTTGCGCAGTCGCAACTGGATACGCAAAAGGCGCAGATGAGCGACTTGAATGCGCAGGTTGATGCCGATGTTCGCGATGCGCTGCTGGATATCGAGGCAGCCCAGAAGCAGGTCGAGGTTGCGCGCTCCAGCGTGGATCTGGCAACAGAAGCATTGAGTGAAGCGCAACAGCGTTACGCCAACGGTGTGAGCGACAACCTGGCCGTGAGCCAGGCGCAGCAATCGGTGGCACAGGCAAATGATCAATATGTGTCCAGCCTTTACCGCGACAACGTGGCCAAACTGAGTCTGGTACGGGCGTTGGGTGCGGGGCAGGATTACTCGAAATACCTTGGAGGGAAGTAA
- a CDS encoding HlyD family secretion protein, with amino-acid sequence MAETTTTTVQAPRDESTEVSQPPSRRRGIIIVVVVVLVLVGLGFWWHSTYYEDTDDAQINGHLIQISSRIAGQVIHVDVDENQVVKKGDPIAELDPRDYQVAVENAQAALDSAKAAAAAANVNVPITTINTGSTLSSAGADVSAATASISQAQSQVAAAHAQVVQAEANALKAQQDLDRYKPLVEKDVISKQQYDAAVATADAAKAAVENAHATEKAAQDNVRVANDKASAAQAQYKNAQSGPQQVAAQSARAKQAAAQVAVAQAQLDQANLNLGYTKIVAPAAGIITRKSVEINQNVSTGQNLLTLVSLEDLWVTANFKETQLKHMSPKQAVDIDVDATGKSYHGHITQIGGATGSVLSLFPPENATGNYVKVVQRLPVRIDFDDLNKEDPDHALRPGLSVEPKVRVK; translated from the coding sequence GTGGCGGAAACAACCACAACAACAGTGCAGGCGCCGCGGGACGAGAGCACGGAAGTTTCGCAGCCCCCTTCTCGCCGCAGAGGAATCATCATCGTGGTGGTGGTGGTCCTGGTGCTGGTTGGACTCGGTTTCTGGTGGCATTCCACCTATTACGAGGACACCGATGATGCGCAGATCAATGGACACTTGATTCAGATCAGCTCGCGCATCGCGGGGCAAGTGATCCACGTCGATGTTGACGAAAACCAGGTGGTAAAGAAGGGCGATCCTATCGCCGAACTGGATCCGCGCGACTACCAGGTGGCAGTGGAGAATGCACAGGCCGCGCTGGATAGCGCCAAGGCGGCGGCTGCGGCGGCGAATGTAAATGTGCCGATTACTACGATCAACACTGGCAGTACGTTGAGTTCTGCCGGCGCGGATGTGAGTGCGGCGACAGCCTCGATTTCGCAGGCCCAGTCGCAGGTGGCAGCGGCGCATGCGCAGGTCGTGCAGGCGGAAGCGAATGCTCTTAAAGCTCAGCAGGATCTGGATCGCTACAAGCCCTTGGTCGAGAAGGACGTGATCAGCAAGCAGCAGTATGATGCTGCGGTGGCCACAGCGGACGCTGCAAAAGCCGCGGTAGAAAACGCACATGCGACGGAGAAAGCGGCCCAGGATAATGTGCGTGTCGCCAACGATAAGGCATCCGCGGCGCAAGCGCAGTACAAGAACGCTCAGTCTGGTCCGCAGCAGGTAGCGGCGCAGTCAGCGCGCGCCAAGCAAGCAGCGGCGCAGGTAGCGGTGGCGCAGGCGCAGCTTGATCAGGCAAATCTGAATCTGGGCTACACGAAGATTGTTGCTCCGGCAGCAGGCATCATCACACGCAAAAGCGTGGAGATCAATCAGAACGTATCGACGGGGCAGAATTTGTTGACGCTCGTATCGCTTGAAGATTTGTGGGTGACTGCGAATTTCAAAGAGACGCAGTTGAAACATATGAGCCCCAAACAGGCTGTCGATATTGATGTTGACGCGACGGGGAAGAGCTATCACGGACACATCACACAGATTGGTGGCGCGACGGGTTCGGTGCTGTCGCTGTTCCCGCCGGAGAATGCGACTGGCAACTACGTGAAGGTGGTGCAGAGGCTTCCGGTCAGAATCGATTTCGACGATTTGAATAAGGAAGATCCTGATCACGCGTTAAGGCCGGGGTTGTCAGTGGAACCGAAGGTCAGAGTGAAGTGA
- a CDS encoding metal-dependent transcriptional regulator, with product MKDAIQVSKENYLKAILEAEAEGHQVIPATLAHWLEVSAPAVTMALKRLRRDGYVEVGDDGIVRLSETGRETAYRTALRHHLIERMLTEVFGMEWYEIHDEAERLEHAVSPAFEAKLKEKLGEGGACPHGNSVLPVRPAERKKRGEIPLSEARVGERYRVTSLQERDSQLLLFLHRMGIGPNKSLRIVSQNYDQTVSIELPTGNSILGRPAAEAVWLRPEIS from the coding sequence ATGAAAGACGCGATTCAAGTTTCGAAAGAGAATTATCTCAAGGCCATTCTTGAGGCCGAGGCCGAAGGGCACCAGGTGATTCCGGCGACTCTTGCTCATTGGCTTGAGGTGTCGGCGCCGGCGGTGACGATGGCGTTAAAAAGACTTCGCCGCGATGGTTATGTCGAGGTTGGCGACGACGGAATCGTGCGCCTGAGCGAGACCGGCCGGGAGACGGCCTACCGGACGGCTCTGCGACATCACCTGATTGAGCGGATGCTGACCGAGGTTTTCGGGATGGAGTGGTACGAGATTCACGACGAGGCCGAGCGGCTTGAGCACGCCGTATCGCCTGCGTTCGAGGCGAAATTGAAGGAGAAGCTGGGAGAGGGTGGGGCCTGCCCGCACGGAAATTCCGTCTTACCGGTCCGGCCAGCGGAGCGCAAGAAGCGGGGAGAGATTCCTCTTTCTGAGGCTCGCGTGGGGGAGCGGTATCGGGTCACCAGCTTGCAGGAAAGAGATTCCCAACTGCTTTTGTTTCTGCATCGAATGGGGATAGGACCGAACAAGAGCTTGCGGATCGTGAGTCAGAATTACGATCAAACGGTTTCGATTGAGTTACCTACAGGAAATTCTATTCTTGGCCGCCCGGCTGCAGAGGCGGTGTGGCTGCGTCCGGAAATCTCGTAG
- a CDS encoding Nramp family divalent metal transporter yields the protein MATEIPKSVGLQEPSLPEVHASVRISKSPVYWRRLLGFLGPGFLISVGYMDPGNWATDIAGGSRFGYTLLFVIMLSNLMAILLQSLALKLGIATERDLAQLCHENYGRKASFVLWVGAEIAIAACDLAEVIGSAIALQLLFHIPLIVGVLITGLDVLLILLLQKWGFRYIEALVIALIGTILGMFGVQMFLSRPDYWPLLHSLFVPSFAIVTNPAMLYIAIGILGATVMPHNLYLHSSIVQSRRYKRTPEGKREAIHMAGVDSALALTVALFVNAAILIVAAAVFHRSGHFEVAAIEDAYKLLSPLVGAGFASTLFAVALLASGQNSSITGTLAGQIVMEGFIHLKVSPWLRRLITRSLAIIPTIIVVAINGERGTEKLLILSQVILSMQLSFAVVPLVMFTGDRRKMGEFVNATWLKVLAWSTAVVIAGLNAWLLVQTVKG from the coding sequence ATGGCCACCGAAATTCCTAAATCAGTCGGGCTTCAAGAGCCCTCTTTGCCCGAGGTGCATGCGAGTGTGCGCATCTCAAAGTCTCCGGTCTATTGGCGACGGCTGTTGGGATTTTTGGGACCCGGATTTCTGATTTCAGTCGGCTACATGGATCCGGGGAACTGGGCCACGGATATTGCAGGTGGATCGCGTTTTGGTTACACCCTGCTTTTCGTGATCATGCTTTCAAACCTGATGGCGATCCTGCTGCAGAGCCTGGCGCTGAAGCTGGGGATTGCGACCGAGCGGGATCTGGCGCAACTTTGTCACGAGAACTACGGACGCAAGGCGAGCTTCGTCTTGTGGGTGGGAGCGGAGATCGCGATTGCTGCCTGCGACCTTGCTGAGGTGATCGGTTCGGCGATCGCGCTGCAACTGCTCTTTCATATTCCACTGATCGTCGGAGTGTTGATCACGGGGCTTGATGTTTTGCTGATCCTGCTGTTGCAGAAATGGGGATTCCGCTACATCGAGGCGTTGGTGATTGCGTTGATCGGGACAATTCTGGGAATGTTTGGTGTGCAGATGTTTCTCTCTCGGCCAGACTATTGGCCGTTGCTACACAGCCTCTTCGTTCCCTCATTCGCTATCGTGACAAATCCTGCAATGCTGTATATCGCGATCGGCATCTTGGGCGCGACGGTGATGCCACATAATCTCTACCTGCATTCATCGATAGTGCAGAGCCGACGCTATAAGCGCACGCCGGAGGGCAAACGGGAGGCCATACACATGGCCGGAGTGGATTCGGCACTGGCCCTAACGGTCGCGCTGTTTGTGAACGCAGCGATTCTGATTGTGGCGGCGGCGGTATTTCATCGCAGTGGACACTTTGAGGTGGCAGCGATTGAAGATGCATACAAACTTCTGAGCCCGCTGGTGGGTGCGGGATTTGCGAGCACGCTGTTTGCGGTGGCGCTGTTGGCATCCGGACAGAATTCGTCGATTACGGGAACCCTGGCTGGGCAAATTGTGATGGAGGGATTTATTCATTTGAAGGTTTCGCCATGGTTGCGCAGGTTGATTACGCGCTCGCTGGCAATTATCCCGACGATCATTGTTGTAGCAATCAATGGCGAGCGAGGCACGGAGAAGCTGCTAATACTGAGCCAGGTGATCCTGTCGATGCAGCTGAGTTTTGCGGTGGTTCCACTGGTGATGTTCACTGGGGATCGCCGGAAGATGGGCGAATTTGTGAATGCTACGTGGTTGAAAGTGCTGGCATGGAGCACGGCGGTGGTGATCGCCGGATTGAACGCGTGGTTGCTCGTGCAGACGGTCAAGGGGTGA